One window from the genome of Rhodopseudomonas sp. P2A-2r encodes:
- a CDS encoding FAD-binding oxidoreductase yields the protein MNNNQKRPEPAALATTIEALAARFGNRLVTSQAVREQHGHTTTWLPNQPPDAVVMAQETADIQDVVRICAANGVPVIAFGTGTSLEGQVNAAAGGVCIDLRDMNRILEVHAEDLDCVIQPGVTRKALNENLRDQGLFFPIDPGADASLGGMASTRASGTNAVRYGTMRDNVLALKVVRGDGEIIKTGTRAKKSSAGYDLTHLFVGAEGTLGIISELTIKLRGIPDTIAAASCSFATVAGACQATILAVQTGIPLARIELLNEAQVRCCNAYSKLTLPETPLLLLEFHGSEAEVAEQSKNFREIALECGGGDFTWTTRPEDRTKLWQARHDAYWSVKSLRPGSDVAATDVCVPISRLAECVTETEEDLARMNLVAPIVGHVGDGNFHCSMLCDRNDAEEVARAEAFMHRLVERAQAMGGTCTGEHGIGQGKQKYLKAELGVEALDAMRAIKLAMDPQNIFNPGKILPAR from the coding sequence ATGAACAATAATCAGAAACGACCTGAGCCGGCGGCGCTGGCCACCACCATCGAAGCGCTTGCCGCGCGGTTCGGCAACCGGCTGGTGACCTCGCAGGCGGTGCGCGAACAGCACGGCCACACCACCACGTGGCTGCCAAACCAGCCGCCGGATGCGGTGGTGATGGCGCAGGAAACCGCCGATATCCAGGACGTGGTGCGGATTTGTGCCGCCAACGGCGTGCCGGTGATCGCGTTCGGGACCGGCACCTCGCTGGAAGGCCAGGTCAACGCGGCGGCCGGCGGCGTGTGTATCGACCTGCGCGACATGAACCGTATCCTTGAAGTCCATGCCGAGGATCTGGATTGCGTGATCCAGCCCGGCGTCACCCGCAAGGCATTGAACGAGAATCTGCGCGATCAGGGGCTGTTCTTTCCGATCGACCCGGGCGCCGATGCCTCGCTTGGCGGCATGGCCTCGACCCGCGCTTCCGGCACCAATGCAGTGCGTTACGGCACCATGCGCGACAACGTGCTGGCGCTGAAGGTGGTGCGCGGCGACGGCGAGATCATCAAAACCGGCACGCGCGCCAAGAAATCCTCCGCCGGCTACGACCTGACCCATCTGTTCGTCGGCGCCGAAGGCACGCTGGGCATCATCAGCGAACTGACCATCAAGCTGCGCGGCATTCCGGACACCATTGCCGCAGCGTCCTGTTCGTTCGCGACGGTGGCGGGCGCCTGCCAGGCCACCATCCTGGCGGTGCAGACCGGCATTCCCCTGGCCCGGATCGAACTGCTCAACGAGGCGCAGGTCCGCTGCTGCAATGCCTACTCCAAACTGACGCTGCCGGAGACGCCGCTGTTGCTGCTGGAATTCCACGGCAGCGAGGCGGAGGTCGCCGAGCAGTCGAAGAATTTTCGCGAGATCGCGCTGGAATGCGGCGGCGGTGATTTCACCTGGACCACGCGACCGGAAGACCGCACCAAGCTCTGGCAGGCCCGCCATGACGCCTACTGGTCGGTGAAAAGCCTGCGGCCGGGCTCCGATGTGGCGGCCACCGACGTCTGCGTGCCGATTTCCCGTCTTGCGGAATGCGTCACCGAGACCGAGGAAGATCTCGCGCGCATGAACCTGGTGGCGCCGATTGTTGGCCATGTGGGCGACGGCAACTTCCATTGCTCGATGCTGTGTGATCGCAACGATGCCGAAGAAGTGGCGCGCGCAGAGGCCTTCATGCATCGCCTGGTCGAGCGTGCCCAGGCCATGGGCGGCACCTGCACCGGCGAGCACGGCATCGGGCAGGGCAAGCAGAAATACCTCAAGGCCGAGTTGGGTGTGGAGGCACTGGACGCCATGCGTGCGATCAAGCTGGCGATGGATCCGCAGAACATCTTCAATCCCGGCAAGATCCTTCCGGCACGCTGA
- a CDS encoding thioesterase family protein, whose amino-acid sequence MTNATMPDDLLLQPVPFLSSVMAIEPQWIDYNGHLNMAYYNVLFDRAIDELWLKLGIGPAYMKARGGSTFTAECHVRYLREIHLGDPAQVSILLVAADDKRLHTFEELRHATEGWVSATSENMSIHMDMNARKVAPFPSDIRANIAALANAHQAAPRPEGIGRSIGMPAKK is encoded by the coding sequence ATGACGAACGCGACAATGCCTGACGACCTGCTGCTACAGCCGGTGCCCTTCCTGTCGTCGGTGATGGCCATTGAACCGCAATGGATCGACTATAATGGCCATCTCAACATGGCCTATTACAACGTGCTGTTCGACCGCGCGATCGACGAACTCTGGCTCAAGCTCGGGATCGGCCCCGCTTACATGAAAGCACGCGGCGGCTCGACATTCACCGCGGAATGCCATGTCCGCTACCTGCGTGAGATCCATCTCGGCGATCCCGCGCAGGTGTCGATCCTGCTGGTCGCGGCTGACGACAAGCGGCTGCACACGTTCGAGGAATTGCGCCACGCCACCGAAGGATGGGTGTCGGCGACCTCGGAAAACATGTCCATCCACATGGACATGAATGCCCGAAAAGTCGCGCCATTCCCGTCGGATATCCGCGCCAACATTGCGGCGCTGGCGAACGCCCATCAGGCGGCGCCGCGGCCCGAGGGAATCGGCCGCAGCATCGGGATGCCCGCGAAGAAGTAG
- a CDS encoding ABC transporter ATP-binding protein encodes MPPIISISSLTKSYASGFTALKGIDLDINRGEIFALLGPNGAGKTTLISIICGIANATSGKVVVDGHDNVGSFRAARQLIGLVPQELHTDAFETVWATVSFSRGLFGKPKNPAHIEKVLKDLSLWDKKDSKIVTLSGGMKRRVMIAKALSHEPQILFLDEPTAGVDVELRKGMWEVVRTLRAAGVTVILTTHYIEEAEEMADRIGVINKGEIILVEEKNALMQQLGKKRLKLHLQGKVTAIPASLSAYHLELAADGEQLIYTYDTKSERTGITSLLSDLREAGIRFFDLDTTQSSLEDIFVSLVKK; translated from the coding sequence ATGCCCCCCATCATCTCCATATCCAGCCTAACCAAGAGCTATGCCTCGGGCTTCACCGCCCTGAAAGGCATCGATCTCGACATCAACCGCGGCGAGATCTTCGCGCTGCTGGGGCCGAACGGCGCCGGCAAGACGACGCTGATCAGCATCATCTGCGGCATCGCCAATGCGACGTCCGGCAAGGTGGTTGTCGACGGCCACGACAATGTCGGCTCGTTCCGCGCCGCGCGCCAGCTGATCGGCCTGGTGCCGCAGGAACTGCACACCGACGCCTTCGAGACGGTGTGGGCCACGGTCTCCTTCAGCCGCGGCCTGTTCGGCAAGCCGAAGAACCCCGCTCATATCGAGAAGGTGCTCAAGGACCTGTCGCTGTGGGACAAGAAGGACAGCAAGATCGTCACTCTGTCCGGCGGCATGAAGCGCCGGGTGATGATCGCCAAGGCACTGTCGCACGAACCGCAGATCCTGTTTCTCGATGAGCCCACCGCAGGCGTCGATGTCGAACTGCGCAAGGGCATGTGGGAGGTGGTGCGCACGCTGCGCGCCGCCGGCGTCACGGTGATCCTGACCACGCACTACATCGAAGAGGCCGAGGAGATGGCCGACCGCATCGGTGTCATCAACAAGGGTGAGATCATCCTGGTCGAGGAGAAGAACGCACTGATGCAGCAGCTCGGCAAGAAGCGCCTGAAGCTGCACCTGCAGGGCAAGGTCACGGCGATTCCGGCGAGTCTTTCGGCGTATCATCTCGAGCTTGCCGCTGACGGCGAACAGCTGATCTACACCTACGATACCAAGAGCGAGCGCACCGGGATTACCAGCCTGCTGAGCGACCTGCGCGAAGCCGGCATCCGGTTTTTCGATCTCGACACCACACAGAGTTCGCTGGAAGATATCTTTGTTAGCCTGGTGAAAAAATGA
- a CDS encoding DUF1328 domain-containing protein yields the protein MFGWVVTFLIVALIAGVLGFGGVAGASIEIAKIIFFVAIVLFLVSAVVGLVRGRTRA from the coding sequence ATGTTCGGCTGGGTTGTCACGTTTCTGATCGTCGCCCTGATCGCCGGTGTTCTGGGCTTTGGCGGCGTCGCCGGAGCCTCCATCGAGATCGCCAAGATCATCTTCTTCGTCGCGATCGTGCTGTTTCTGGTTTCGGCCGTTGTCGGTCTGGTCCGCGGTCGAACCCGGGCCTAG
- a CDS encoding type II toxin-antitoxin system HicB family antitoxin yields MRVYIALIQKDSGGTFRVSFPDFPGLVTAGDSLDEAIEEAEETLESVAGDWTNPDGTTDLPIPRTIEQLQNDPQFSDAADGGTIVEIDYDAAE; encoded by the coding sequence GTGCGGGTCTACATCGCGTTGATTCAAAAGGACTCCGGCGGCACTTTTCGCGTGTCGTTTCCCGATTTTCCAGGCCTTGTCACCGCTGGCGACAGTCTCGATGAAGCGATCGAAGAGGCCGAAGAGACTCTTGAATCCGTGGCAGGGGACTGGACAAATCCGGACGGCACTACCGATCTTCCCATACCGCGCACCATTGAACAGTTGCAGAACGATCCGCAATTTTCGGATGCAGCAGATGGCGGCACGATCGTCGAAATTGACTACGACGCCGCAGAATAA
- a CDS encoding MFS transporter yields the protein MRLPFFYGWIVIAVTFVTMAIGVNARTSFSLFFPPIIEEFGWERGVTAGAFSFGFLISAIMSPLMGRLMDRAGPRAVMELGVALMAAGLLLAPLTTKPWHLYLTIGVLVGAGSVCLGYSGQSLFLPNWFIRKRGLAIGVAFAGVGIGSITVLPWVQHMIEQSGWRTACTTIGILVLVVLLPINLLLRKRPQDMGLQPDGDDAPTAAFKPVSNVVDHAWVSVDWTLRRAMRTARFWWLALGLFGGLYAWYAVQVHQTKYLIDIGFSPGVAAWALGMVSLFGVPGQILLGHLSDRIGREWIWTVSSVGFAICFAALIGLEYAPSLPLVYVMVISQGLLGYGVTSIMGAVVAEIFHGEHFGSIFGTLMLAALAGGAAGPLVTGIIHDICGTYTPAFAIGIVVSAVATTAIWMASPGKVRAVAGRLHRAAAAPNAPERATSESL from the coding sequence ATGCGGCTTCCGTTCTTCTACGGCTGGATCGTCATCGCCGTCACCTTCGTCACCATGGCTATTGGCGTCAACGCGCGGACCTCGTTCTCGCTGTTCTTTCCGCCCATCATCGAGGAGTTCGGCTGGGAGCGCGGCGTCACCGCCGGCGCCTTTTCGTTCGGCTTTCTGATCTCGGCGATCATGAGCCCGCTGATGGGACGGCTGATGGATCGCGCCGGGCCGCGCGCGGTGATGGAACTCGGCGTCGCCTTGATGGCCGCTGGCCTGCTGCTGGCGCCGCTGACCACAAAACCCTGGCACCTCTATCTGACCATCGGTGTGCTGGTCGGGGCCGGCAGCGTCTGCCTCGGCTATTCCGGCCAATCGCTGTTCCTGCCCAACTGGTTCATTCGCAAGCGCGGACTTGCCATCGGTGTTGCCTTTGCCGGCGTCGGCATCGGATCGATCACCGTGCTGCCGTGGGTGCAGCACATGATCGAACAAAGCGGCTGGCGCACCGCATGTACGACCATTGGCATTCTGGTCCTGGTCGTTCTGCTCCCCATCAACCTGCTGCTGCGCAAGCGGCCGCAGGATATGGGGCTGCAGCCCGATGGCGACGACGCGCCGACCGCGGCATTCAAGCCAGTCTCGAATGTGGTCGACCACGCCTGGGTCAGCGTCGACTGGACGCTACGCCGCGCGATGCGGACGGCGCGGTTCTGGTGGCTGGCCCTCGGCCTGTTCGGTGGGCTCTATGCCTGGTACGCGGTCCAGGTCCACCAGACCAAATACCTGATCGATATCGGCTTCAGCCCCGGTGTGGCCGCCTGGGCGCTGGGCATGGTCAGCCTGTTCGGCGTCCCCGGCCAGATCCTGCTCGGCCATCTCTCCGACCGGATCGGCCGCGAATGGATCTGGACTGTCAGCAGCGTCGGCTTCGCCATCTGCTTTGCGGCGTTGATCGGCCTCGAATATGCGCCGAGCCTGCCGCTTGTCTATGTGATGGTGATCTCGCAGGGGCTGCTCGGCTACGGCGTGACGTCGATCATGGGGGCAGTGGTCGCCGAGATCTTTCATGGCGAGCATTTCGGCAGCATTTTCGGCACCCTTATGCTCGCTGCGCTGGCCGGCGGCGCTGCCGGTCCGCTGGTCACCGGCATCATCCACGATATCTGCGGCACCTATACACCGGCTTTCGCCATCGGAATCGTGGTGAGCGCCGTGGCCACCACCGCGATCTGGATGGCCTCCCCAGGCAAGGTCCGCGCCGTTGCCGGACGGCTGCACCGCGCTGCTGCCGCGCCGAACGCGCCGGAGCGGGCCACGTCCGAATCGCTTTAG
- a CDS encoding ATP-dependent helicase, translated as MTEPYKTPSNDLPAYQPAAGGIGARARAQAAPAQYLAGLNPEQRDAVETLDGPVLVLAGAGTGKTKVLTSRIAHILTTGRARPAEILSVTFTNKAAREMKHRLGLMLGQAVEGMPWLGTFHSIGGRILRIHAELVQLTSNFTVLDTDDQIRLLKQLLAADNIDDKRWPARMLAGLIDGWKNRGLTPSQVPAGEAAVFGNGKGGKLYAAYQARLKTLNAADFGDLLLEGIRLFREHPDVLRQYQQRFKYILVDEYQDTNVAQYLWLRLLSQTPGSQSHAPILRDAALRAAPQDEGAETVADTHTELSPHPEERGRGSRVSQDEMTPSTARLKNICCVGDDDQSIYGWRGAEVDNILRFDHDFPGAKVIRLERNYRSTGHILAAASHLIAHNEGRLGKTLRTEDVAGEKVTVTGCWDSEEEARTIGEEIEDLQRGGHKLNDIAILVRASFQMREFEDRFVTLGLPYRVIGGPRFYERAEIRDALAYLRVINSPADDLAFERIVNTPKRGLGDATVQMLHDHARKRKIPLSEAARLVVDTDEMKPKARGSLRELMMNFERWRTQRDTITHTQLAEIVLDESGYTEMWQKDRSADAAGRLENLKELVRSMEEFENLQGFLEHISLVMDREGGADEDAVSIMTLHSAKGLEFDNVFLPGWEEGLFPHQRALDDQGRAGLEEERRLAHVGITRARKRAKLYFATNRRIHGTWNTTLPSRFLDELPADNVEITESKGGNNWGGNSGYGPSRFDNVESFGSTYSTPGWQRAQANKSRNKGGGQAGGGFNESQSPFSSSRSDAPGSGFSRGRNGPMTIEGELIAKSTGTESAFTLQDRVFHQKFGYGAVTKIDGNKLTIAFEKAGEKKVVDSFVERV; from the coding sequence ATGACCGAGCCCTACAAGACGCCCTCCAACGATCTCCCTGCCTACCAGCCGGCGGCGGGCGGCATTGGCGCGCGTGCACGCGCCCAGGCGGCGCCGGCCCAGTACCTGGCCGGCCTCAACCCCGAGCAGCGTGATGCCGTCGAGACCCTCGATGGTCCGGTTCTCGTTCTGGCAGGCGCCGGCACCGGCAAGACCAAGGTGCTGACCTCGCGGATCGCGCATATCCTGACCACCGGCCGCGCCCGGCCCGCCGAGATCCTGTCGGTGACCTTCACCAACAAGGCGGCGCGCGAGATGAAGCACCGCCTCGGCCTGATGCTCGGCCAGGCCGTCGAAGGCATGCCGTGGCTCGGCACCTTCCACTCGATCGGTGGCCGCATCCTGCGCATCCATGCCGAACTGGTGCAACTGACCTCGAATTTCACCGTGCTCGACACCGACGACCAGATCCGGCTGCTCAAGCAGTTGCTGGCGGCCGACAACATCGACGACAAGCGCTGGCCGGCGCGGATGCTGGCAGGGCTGATCGACGGCTGGAAGAACCGCGGCCTGACGCCGTCGCAGGTGCCGGCCGGCGAGGCCGCCGTGTTCGGCAACGGCAAAGGCGGCAAGCTCTACGCCGCCTATCAGGCCCGGCTCAAAACCCTCAATGCGGCCGATTTCGGCGATCTGCTGCTCGAGGGCATCCGGCTGTTCCGCGAACATCCCGACGTGCTCCGGCAGTACCAGCAGCGCTTCAAATACATCCTGGTCGACGAATATCAGGACACCAACGTCGCGCAATATCTGTGGCTGCGGCTGCTGTCGCAGACACCGGGTTCGCAAAGCCATGCCCCCATCCTTCGAGACGCCGCGCTTCGCGCGGCTCCTCAGGATGAGGGCGCAGAGACCGTTGCCGACACACACACCGAGTTGTCCCCTCACCCTGAGGAGCGCGGGCGAGGCTCGCGCGTCTCGCAGGATGAGATGACGCCATCGACGGCGCGACTCAAGAACATCTGCTGCGTCGGCGACGACGATCAGTCGATCTACGGCTGGCGCGGCGCCGAGGTCGACAACATCCTGCGCTTCGACCACGATTTCCCCGGCGCCAAGGTGATCCGGCTGGAGCGCAACTATCGCTCCACCGGCCATATCCTGGCCGCCGCCTCACATCTGATCGCGCATAACGAAGGCCGGCTCGGCAAGACGCTGCGCACCGAGGATGTCGCCGGCGAAAAGGTCACCGTCACCGGCTGCTGGGATTCCGAAGAGGAAGCCCGCACCATCGGCGAGGAAATCGAGGATCTGCAGCGCGGCGGCCACAAGCTCAACGACATCGCCATCCTGGTGCGCGCCTCGTTCCAGATGCGCGAATTCGAAGATCGCTTCGTCACCCTCGGCCTGCCCTATCGCGTGATCGGCGGCCCGCGCTTCTATGAGCGCGCCGAGATCCGCGATGCGCTGGCCTATCTGCGGGTGATCAATTCGCCCGCCGACGATCTGGCTTTCGAGCGCATCGTCAACACGCCGAAGCGCGGGCTCGGCGACGCCACCGTGCAGATGCTGCACGACCACGCCCGCAAGCGGAAGATCCCGCTGTCCGAAGCTGCCCGTCTCGTGGTCGACACCGACGAGATGAAGCCGAAGGCGCGCGGCAGCCTGCGCGAGTTGATGATGAACTTCGAGCGCTGGCGCACGCAGCGCGATACCATCACCCACACCCAGCTCGCCGAGATCGTGCTCGACGAGAGCGGCTACACCGAGATGTGGCAGAAGGACCGTTCCGCCGACGCAGCCGGCCGGCTCGAGAACCTCAAGGAACTCGTCCGCTCGATGGAAGAATTCGAGAACCTGCAAGGGTTTCTCGAACATATATCGCTGGTGATGGATCGCGAGGGCGGCGCCGACGAGGACGCGGTGTCGATCATGACGCTGCACTCGGCCAAGGGGCTGGAATTCGACAACGTGTTCCTGCCGGGCTGGGAAGAAGGCCTGTTTCCGCACCAGCGCGCGCTCGACGACCAGGGCCGCGCCGGACTGGAAGAAGAGCGCCGGCTGGCTCATGTGGGGATCACCCGCGCCCGAAAACGCGCCAAGCTCTATTTCGCCACCAACCGGCGCATCCATGGCACCTGGAACACGACGCTGCCGTCGCGCTTCCTCGACGAATTGCCGGCCGACAATGTCGAGATCACCGAGTCCAAGGGCGGCAACAATTGGGGCGGCAACAGCGGCTACGGCCCGTCGCGCTTCGACAATGTGGAATCCTTCGGCTCCACCTATTCGACGCCCGGCTGGCAGCGCGCCCAGGCCAACAAGTCGCGCAACAAAGGCGGCGGACAGGCCGGCGGCGGCTTCAACGAAAGCCAGTCGCCGTTCTCGTCGTCACGCAGCGACGCGCCGGGCAGCGGTTTCTCCCGCGGCAGGAACGGCCCGATGACCATCGAGGGCGAACTGATCGCGAAATCGACCGGCACCGAGTCGGCATTCACGCTGCAGGATCGCGTCTTCCACCAGAAGTTCGGTTACGGCGCGGTGACCAAAATCGACGGCAACAAGCTGACGATTGCGTTCGAGAAAGCCGGCGAGAAGAAGGTCGTCGACAGTTTTGTCGAGCGGGTGTGA